A part of Geothrix oryzae genomic DNA contains:
- a CDS encoding YIP1 family protein, translating to MSDQSSSLYGDQPEAPRPKAPGLIDQIVGVFTAPVELFQKLNKAPSWGWALGVLVVAALVVTVIWGLRVDVEEMLRPILERNPQVQASQIDMIIEMQKKFVLPFGIIGALFGTAAAMALVGLFYWLIGKALPEAEAPSYPQALSAAVVPTLVRLPHTLLLIVICLVRPIGGLTPEKLAPTSLGYFMHVENLKLHAFLYSIDLFYLAEAVLTYFALRHLVRMKTSGALICVLLPMAFGIGLRILGAK from the coding sequence ATGAGCGATCAGTCCTCCTCCCTGTACGGTGACCAGCCCGAGGCACCGCGCCCCAAGGCCCCCGGGCTCATCGACCAGATCGTCGGCGTCTTCACGGCCCCCGTGGAGCTCTTCCAGAAGCTCAACAAGGCCCCCAGCTGGGGCTGGGCCCTGGGGGTCCTCGTCGTGGCCGCCCTAGTGGTCACGGTGATCTGGGGCCTGCGGGTGGATGTGGAGGAGATGCTGCGGCCCATCCTGGAGCGCAATCCCCAGGTCCAGGCCTCGCAGATCGACATGATCATCGAGATGCAGAAGAAGTTCGTCCTCCCCTTCGGCATCATCGGCGCCCTCTTCGGCACCGCCGCGGCCATGGCCCTGGTGGGGCTCTTCTACTGGCTGATCGGCAAGGCCCTGCCCGAGGCCGAAGCCCCCTCTTACCCACAGGCCCTCAGTGCCGCCGTGGTCCCCACCCTGGTGCGGCTGCCCCATACCCTGCTCCTGATCGTCATCTGCCTGGTGCGTCCCATCGGCGGCCTCACCCCCGAGAAGCTCGCCCCGACCTCCCTGGGCTACTTCATGCATGTGGAGAACCTCAAGCTCCACGCCTTCCTCTACAGCATCGACCTGTTCTACCTGGCCGAGGCCGTGCTGACCTATTTCGCCCTGCGCCACCTCGTCCGCATGAAGACCTCCGGGGCCCTCATCTGCGTCCTCCTGCCCATGGCCTTCGGCATCGGCCTCCGCATCCTCGGAGCCAAGTAG
- the rocD gene encoding ornithine--oxo-acid transaminase, producing the protein MATLAAKSEALIQQENQYGAHNYHPLDVVCTKGEGVFLTDVDGKKYMDFLAAYSAVNQGHNHPKIGEAMIAQIKTLALTSRAFRNDQFPPLLEKLCKLTGFDKALLMNSGAEAVETALKAMRKWGYDKKGIEYGKAEIIVADGNFHGRTTTIVGFSTDPDSTSRFGPFTPGFVIVPYGDLEAVKKAINPNTCAIFMEPIQGEGGVVIPPDGFLRGLRDLATKNNCLLVLDEIQSGLGRTGKLFAFEHEGIRPDGITIGKALSGGYYPVSAFLANDEVMDVFTPGIHGSTYGGNPLACAVASAALDVLVDEKLAERAAELGEYFAKRLKDMKSDKVELVRVRGLWAGVQLKESAGKARPYCYQLKERGMLCKDTHEQIIRLAPPLVITKEQIDWAVDQLEAVLQG; encoded by the coding sequence ATGGCCACCCTCGCCGCGAAATCCGAAGCGCTGATCCAGCAGGAAAACCAGTACGGCGCCCACAACTACCATCCCCTCGATGTGGTCTGCACCAAGGGCGAGGGCGTCTTCCTCACGGATGTGGACGGCAAGAAGTACATGGACTTCCTGGCCGCCTACTCCGCCGTGAACCAGGGACACAACCACCCGAAGATCGGCGAGGCGATGATCGCCCAGATCAAGACGCTGGCGCTCACCAGCCGCGCCTTCCGCAACGACCAGTTCCCCCCGCTGCTCGAGAAGCTCTGCAAGCTCACGGGCTTCGACAAGGCCCTGCTCATGAACAGCGGAGCCGAAGCTGTTGAAACGGCCCTGAAGGCCATGCGCAAGTGGGGCTACGACAAGAAGGGCATCGAGTACGGCAAGGCCGAGATCATCGTGGCCGACGGCAACTTCCACGGCCGCACCACCACCATCGTGGGCTTCAGCACCGACCCCGACAGCACCAGCCGCTTCGGCCCCTTCACCCCCGGCTTCGTGATCGTGCCCTATGGCGACCTGGAGGCGGTGAAGAAGGCGATCAACCCCAACACCTGCGCCATCTTCATGGAGCCCATCCAGGGCGAGGGCGGCGTGGTCATCCCACCCGACGGCTTCCTCAGGGGCCTGCGTGACCTCGCCACGAAGAACAACTGCCTCCTGGTGCTCGACGAGATCCAGTCCGGCCTGGGCCGCACGGGCAAGCTGTTCGCCTTCGAGCACGAGGGCATCCGCCCCGACGGCATCACCATCGGCAAGGCCCTCAGTGGCGGCTACTACCCCGTGAGCGCCTTCCTGGCCAACGACGAGGTCATGGATGTGTTCACCCCCGGCATCCACGGCAGCACCTACGGCGGCAACCCGCTGGCCTGCGCCGTGGCCAGCGCAGCCCTTGATGTGTTGGTGGACGAAAAGCTGGCGGAGCGCGCCGCCGAGCTGGGCGAGTACTTCGCCAAGCGCCTGAAGGACATGAAGTCCGACAAGGTGGAGCTGGTGCGCGTGCGCGGCCTCTGGGCCGGTGTGCAGCTCAAGGAGAGCGCGGGGAAGGCCCGCCCCTACTGCTACCAGCTCAAGGAGCGCGGCATGCTCTGCAAGGACACCCACGAGCAGATCATCCGTCTCGCGCCGCCCCTCGTGATCACCAAGGAGCAGATCGACTGGGCGGTGGATCAGCTGGAAGCCGTGCTTCAGGGCTGA
- a CDS encoding efflux RND transporter periplasmic adaptor subunit, with amino-acid sequence MASRNTKLLLGGAAALVILIVLGIAFGGAKDEDSAYSWDAVGRGDIRETISASGEIRAKTQINIGTSVAGEIKAIHVKDGQDVKAGDLLVSIDQERLKQALAQAQGLLEAARQDASRLEAAMRRAVDSFPRYEALRQQGLMSDEDFRQQKLAKESAVLSYNSARANVAQSDANLKAMQDGLSKATLRAPITGRVTSLKAEKGETAIPGMSNLPGATLMVISDMSEMQAEIKVNESEVVRTKVGQTAQVTVESLPGKVFPGSVIEVATGTEKTGTDANLYKVKVLLQGQASDLGQLRPGMSTRAVILTREAKGVLRVPLQAVLEREGNPDEAQKQGLLAPMTRNIVMVFKGGKAQERTVQVGIANTQFFELKEGLAEGDKVLTGPIRKLKELKDKATVTLRARSDSDLAKVKDTKK; translated from the coding sequence ATGGCGTCCCGGAACACCAAGCTCCTGCTCGGCGGGGCCGCCGCCCTCGTCATCCTGATCGTTCTCGGCATCGCCTTCGGCGGCGCCAAGGATGAGGACAGCGCCTATTCCTGGGATGCGGTGGGCCGCGGCGACATCCGCGAGACCATCAGCGCCAGCGGCGAGATCCGCGCCAAGACCCAGATCAACATCGGCACCTCCGTGGCCGGCGAGATCAAGGCCATCCATGTGAAGGACGGCCAGGATGTGAAGGCGGGCGACCTGCTCGTCAGCATCGACCAGGAGCGCCTCAAGCAGGCCCTGGCCCAGGCCCAGGGCCTGCTTGAGGCCGCGCGGCAGGACGCCTCCCGCCTCGAGGCCGCCATGCGCCGCGCCGTGGACAGCTTCCCGCGCTACGAGGCCCTGCGCCAGCAGGGCCTCATGTCGGACGAGGACTTCCGCCAGCAGAAGCTCGCCAAGGAGAGCGCCGTCCTCTCCTACAACAGCGCCCGGGCCAATGTCGCCCAGAGCGATGCCAACCTGAAGGCCATGCAGGACGGCCTGTCCAAGGCCACCCTGCGCGCGCCCATCACGGGCCGGGTCACGAGCCTGAAGGCGGAAAAGGGCGAGACCGCCATTCCCGGCATGAGCAACCTGCCGGGCGCCACGCTGATGGTCATCTCCGACATGAGCGAGATGCAGGCGGAGATCAAGGTCAACGAAAGCGAAGTGGTGCGCACGAAGGTGGGCCAGACCGCCCAGGTCACCGTGGAGTCGCTGCCGGGGAAGGTCTTCCCGGGCTCCGTCATCGAGGTGGCCACGGGCACGGAAAAGACGGGCACGGACGCCAACCTCTACAAGGTGAAGGTGCTGCTCCAGGGCCAGGCGTCGGACCTGGGCCAGCTGCGGCCCGGCATGAGCACCCGCGCCGTGATCCTCACCCGCGAGGCCAAGGGCGTGCTGCGCGTCCCCCTGCAGGCCGTGCTCGAGCGCGAGGGGAATCCCGACGAGGCCCAGAAGCAGGGCCTCCTGGCCCCCATGACCCGCAACATCGTCATGGTCTTCAAGGGCGGCAAGGCCCAGGAGCGGACCGTGCAGGTGGGCATCGCCAACACCCAGTTCTTCGAGCTCAAGGAGGGCCTGGCCGAGGGTGACAAAGTGCTCACGGGGCCCATCCGGAAGCTGAAGGAGCTGAAGGACAAGGCCACGGTGACGCTGCGCGCCCGGTCGGACAGCGACCTGGCGAAGGTCAAGGACACGAAAAAATAA
- a CDS encoding MOSC domain-containing protein: MTPGRVESIHLAAEAEASMRGVPEATALAGVGLEGDRYATRAGSFSAKPKPGRQITLIEAEAIEALALELGLVLAPGETRRNLVTRGVALNHLVGREFTVGEVRLRGHELCEPCATLARVTGKPQILPGLIHRGGLRAEILDGGVIRVGDAVQV, translated from the coding sequence GTGACCCCAGGCCGAGTCGAGTCCATCCACCTCGCCGCGGAGGCCGAGGCCTCCATGCGCGGCGTGCCCGAAGCCACCGCCCTCGCCGGGGTGGGCCTGGAGGGCGACCGCTACGCCACCCGGGCGGGCAGTTTCTCCGCCAAGCCCAAGCCGGGCCGTCAGATCACGCTCATCGAGGCGGAGGCCATCGAGGCGCTGGCCTTGGAGCTGGGCCTGGTCCTCGCCCCGGGGGAGACGCGCCGCAACCTCGTCACCCGCGGGGTGGCGCTGAACCACCTGGTGGGCCGGGAGTTCACCGTGGGCGAGGTGCGCCTGCGCGGCCATGAGCTCTGTGAACCCTGCGCCACCCTCGCCCGAGTGACGGGCAAACCCCAGATCCTGCCCGGCCTCATCCACCGGGGCGGCCTGCGCGCCGAGATCCTGGACGGGGGTGTGATCCGCGTGGGAGATGCGGTCCAGGTCTGA